One window from the genome of Candidatus Didemnitutus sp. encodes:
- a CDS encoding response regulator transcription factor, producing MKILIVEDERRLGQFIRKSLVERSYTATWVASCAAARDALCETGYDVIILDLGLPDGDGLELLREWRHSGFNEPVLILSARDAVEDRIKGLDVGADDYLAKPFSLEELLARVRSLLRRHSAVKETVLEHRGVRMDLLARTVTLDGRPVELTSREFALLEVFLQNAGRLLPRTLIAEKIWEAHYDMDGNLLDVYMSKLRAKFDTEPARPLFKTVRGVGYQLLP from the coding sequence GTGAAAATCCTGATCGTCGAAGACGAGCGGCGGCTCGGCCAATTCATCCGGAAGAGTCTCGTGGAGCGGAGCTATACCGCGACGTGGGTGGCGAGTTGCGCGGCCGCGCGCGACGCGCTGTGCGAGACCGGCTACGATGTCATCATCCTCGATCTCGGCCTGCCGGACGGCGACGGCCTCGAGTTGCTGCGCGAATGGCGGCACAGCGGCTTCAATGAGCCCGTCCTCATTCTCAGCGCGCGCGACGCCGTGGAGGACCGCATCAAGGGACTCGACGTCGGCGCCGACGACTACCTCGCGAAACCGTTTTCGCTCGAGGAACTGCTCGCGCGAGTGCGCTCGCTGCTGCGCCGGCACAGTGCGGTGAAGGAAACCGTCCTCGAGCATCGCGGCGTGCGGATGGATTTGCTCGCGCGCACCGTGACCCTCGACGGCCGGCCGGTCGAGCTGACCAGTCGCGAGTTCGCGCTGCTCGAGGTGTTCCTGCAAAACGCCGGGCGCCTCCTGCCGCGCACGCTCATCGCGGAAAAAATCTGGGAGGCGCACTACGACATGGATGGCAACCTGCTCGACGTCTACATGAGCAAGCTGCGCGCGAAGTTCGACACGGAGCCCGCGCGGCCGCTGTTCAAGACCGTGCGCGGCGTCGGTTACCAGTTGTTGCCATGA
- a CDS encoding metallophosphoesterase family protein, whose amino-acid sequence MRIAVISDTHDRYPADLPARLAAADEIWHLGDVCEPEVLVEFEQLGKPLHVVLGNNEAHNFWPLELTLERAGWRFFLTHIPPRRVPRGTHFVLHGHTHVPRDETDAAGVRWLNPGCISRPNRGAPASFAWLTVEAGAPPQWKLMRV is encoded by the coding sequence ATGCGCATCGCGGTCATCTCCGACACGCACGACCGATACCCCGCCGATCTCCCCGCCCGACTCGCGGCGGCGGACGAGATCTGGCACCTCGGCGATGTGTGCGAGCCGGAGGTGCTGGTGGAGTTCGAACAGCTCGGGAAGCCGCTGCACGTCGTGCTCGGCAACAACGAGGCGCACAATTTCTGGCCGCTGGAGCTGACGCTCGAACGCGCCGGCTGGCGTTTCTTTCTTACCCACATCCCGCCGCGCCGTGTGCCGCGTGGCACGCATTTCGTCCTGCACGGGCACACGCACGTGCCGCGCGACGAGACCGACGCCGCCGGCGTGCGCTGGCTGAATCCCGGCTGCATCTCCCGCCCGAATCGCGGCGCGCCGGCGAGTTTCGCGTGGCTCACCGTCGAGGCGGGCGCGCCGCCACAGTGGAAACTGATGCGCGTGTGA
- a CDS encoding GNAT family N-acetyltransferase has product MQIVRFSDTQLLARLREFENLLTDAVTHGASIGFMLPLGDGEAKAYWQSVASQLAVGNKVLLGALGADGTLLGSGQIAFESRPNGRHRAEIQKLLVLHAARGRGIGTALMRELEAEGGRAGRTLLFLDTSVGASGAVRLYEKLGYTHCGGIPDYARDPDGTFATNAIFFKRI; this is encoded by the coding sequence ATGCAAATCGTCCGTTTCTCCGACACGCAGCTGCTCGCGCGTCTGCGTGAATTCGAAAATCTTCTCACCGACGCCGTCACCCACGGCGCGTCGATCGGCTTCATGCTGCCGCTGGGCGACGGCGAAGCGAAGGCCTACTGGCAAAGCGTCGCCAGCCAGCTGGCTGTCGGCAACAAGGTGCTCCTCGGTGCGCTCGGCGCCGACGGCACGTTGCTCGGCAGCGGGCAGATCGCCTTCGAATCGCGCCCGAACGGCCGGCATCGCGCGGAGATTCAGAAGCTTCTCGTGCTCCACGCGGCGCGCGGCCGCGGGATCGGCACGGCGCTGATGCGCGAGTTGGAAGCCGAGGGCGGGCGCGCGGGACGCACCTTGCTCTTCCTCGACACCAGCGTGGGCGCGAGCGGCGCGGTGCGTCTCTACGAGAAGCTCGGCTACACCCACTGCGGCGGCATTCCCGACTACGCGCGCGACCCCGACGGCACTTTCGCGACGAACGCAATCTTCTTTAAGCGAATTTAG
- a CDS encoding M48 family metallopeptidase, which translates to MAPSPEIVYVRSAQARRYRLTLRRDGVAVATIPLRGNEREAQRFVEQHRDWLERARARQAKRPRAAEIWTVGTHVLWRGEMHQVRVAVEGEKPQVSVAADVFRVASLDGDLRPTLEAHFARRAKIELPARTWELAAETGVDLKSVSVRNQRARWGSCSAAGGVSLNWRLVQTPDTVRDYIIYHELMHLKEMNHSERFWARVEEVCPWWKDAERWLKRNGSLLGL; encoded by the coding sequence ATGGCGCCGTCGCCCGAGATTGTCTATGTGCGCAGCGCGCAGGCGCGGCGCTATCGGCTGACGTTGCGGCGCGACGGCGTGGCGGTGGCGACGATTCCGCTCCGGGGCAACGAGCGTGAGGCGCAGCGGTTCGTCGAGCAGCATCGCGACTGGCTCGAGCGGGCGCGAGCGCGGCAGGCGAAACGGCCGCGCGCCGCGGAAATCTGGACCGTGGGCACGCATGTGCTCTGGCGCGGCGAGATGCACCAGGTGCGCGTGGCGGTGGAGGGCGAAAAGCCGCAGGTGAGCGTGGCGGCGGACGTGTTCCGTGTCGCGTCCCTGGACGGCGACCTGCGGCCGACGCTCGAGGCGCATTTCGCCCGGCGTGCGAAGATCGAGTTGCCGGCGCGCACGTGGGAGCTGGCGGCGGAGACGGGCGTGGATTTGAAGAGCGTGAGCGTGCGCAACCAGCGGGCGCGCTGGGGCTCGTGCTCGGCGGCCGGCGGGGTGTCGCTCAACTGGCGGCTCGTGCAGACGCCGGACACCGTGCGCGACTACATCATCTACCACGAGCTGATGCACCTGAAGGAAATGAACCACAGCGAGCGCTTCTGGGCGCGCGTGGAGGAGGTTTGCCCGTGGTGGAAGGATGCCGAGCGCTGGTTGAAGCGGAACGGCTCGCTGCTCGGGTTGTGA
- a CDS encoding PAS domain-containing protein, whose translation MAAAKSPPHPLRAFGVHDTLKLRLFLLSLALAVPLIVLIGVGIRKKFVDDRAAALQRLHAQRITAEQTLNNYLEHVQFMLAELEDVVGFRDLASAHAHEQTAQFLRLHPEFINVAVMDRGGTLRFSTAFPLADPPQNYRGMANIEEVLHTHDFIVSGAARGVTTGRWGCVAARPLRAQPDLVLATPIDLARLSQQLFFAPDNSALVVNVIDARNTVVLSSYVAHTRIGQTRPMGEDVRRALAAGANVGEIDGDDGPRRTFDAARTRIADWIVVASVPTDEIYADAWRNLRLALAAVAAVLAAVAVLIHFYAHTLIRPVAALAEVARAHAIGDDQRLAPVAGPEEIADTARAFNEMAAARQRAQAGLVESELRYRTVVDQSGLLVYDLDIPSGRIEWFGESAIADIAGHTAEEFSRVDGAGWEERIHADDRPRVLAAFHRCLSTREPFLAEYRFRRSDGSFRTVEDFGFVLPDATGKPLRMLGRMSDITTRRQTEDALRESEQRYRLVMEQTGQLIYDLDVEAQRVRWFGTAAAEQILGCSAEEFSRLGIDGWRACLHPEDRDRAVARLEHCLRTGDPCQAEYRMRHRDGTYHLVEERGAVLRKADGAIHRMVGRMTDITERRQVELERQQLDKKLLETQKLESLGVLAGGIAHDFNNLLTGVLGNAGLARIDLPSDSAAHKQIAQIEHAAQRAADLCKQMLAYSGKGRFVVQTLNLNELVEECLALLTVSISKKAALRFDPAPALPPVSADATQLRQVVMNLVINASEALEGAAGQITVTTGTLAVDAAYLATAQFTGDLRPGPAVFLAITDTGTGMTRETIARIFDPFFTTKFTGRGLGLAAVLGIIRGHKGAIKVDSAPGSGTTFRLLFPAALGCAQPITPPAPAHSTWKGSGRVLVIDDEEAVREVSLSILRALGFEAEAAQDGIEGLEKFEAGPGRYAAVLLDLTMPRIDGEETFLRLRQLQPDVKVILMSGYNRVDAINRFIGKGLAGFVQKPFPVETLAAELQRVFTTDLRR comes from the coding sequence GTGGCTGCCGCAAAGTCACCGCCCCATCCCCTGCGTGCGTTCGGCGTGCACGACACGCTGAAGTTGCGGTTGTTTCTGCTCTCGCTGGCGCTGGCCGTCCCGCTGATCGTATTGATCGGCGTCGGCATCCGGAAGAAATTCGTCGACGACCGCGCCGCCGCGCTCCAGCGCCTGCACGCCCAGCGCATCACCGCCGAGCAGACGCTGAACAACTATCTCGAGCACGTGCAGTTCATGCTGGCGGAACTCGAGGACGTCGTCGGCTTCCGCGACCTCGCCTCCGCGCACGCCCACGAACAAACGGCGCAATTCCTCCGCCTGCACCCCGAGTTCATCAACGTCGCGGTGATGGATCGCGGCGGCACGCTGCGCTTTTCCACGGCGTTCCCCCTCGCCGATCCGCCGCAAAACTACCGCGGCATGGCCAACATCGAGGAAGTGCTGCACACGCACGACTTCATCGTGAGCGGTGCCGCCCGCGGCGTGACCACCGGCCGCTGGGGCTGCGTCGCCGCGCGCCCGCTCCGCGCCCAACCCGACCTCGTCCTCGCCACGCCCATCGATCTCGCGCGGCTCTCCCAACAACTGTTCTTCGCCCCGGACAATTCGGCGCTCGTGGTCAACGTCATCGACGCGCGCAACACCGTGGTGCTCTCCTCCTACGTCGCGCACACGCGGATCGGCCAGACCCGCCCGATGGGCGAGGACGTCCGCCGTGCGCTCGCCGCCGGCGCCAACGTCGGAGAAATCGACGGCGACGACGGCCCGCGCCGCACCTTCGACGCCGCGCGGACCCGCATCGCCGACTGGATCGTCGTCGCGTCCGTGCCCACGGACGAGATCTACGCCGACGCCTGGCGCAATCTCCGCCTCGCGCTCGCCGCGGTCGCCGCCGTGCTGGCGGCCGTCGCCGTGCTGATCCACTTCTACGCCCACACCCTGATCCGGCCGGTCGCGGCGCTCGCCGAGGTGGCGCGCGCCCACGCGATCGGCGACGACCAGCGCCTCGCCCCGGTTGCCGGACCCGAGGAGATCGCGGACACCGCGCGCGCCTTCAACGAGATGGCCGCCGCGCGCCAGCGGGCGCAAGCCGGGCTGGTCGAGAGCGAGCTGCGCTACCGCACCGTCGTGGATCAATCCGGCCTGCTCGTCTACGACCTCGACATCCCGAGCGGCCGCATCGAGTGGTTCGGCGAAAGCGCCATCGCCGACATCGCCGGGCACACCGCCGAGGAATTCTCCCGCGTCGACGGCGCCGGCTGGGAGGAACGCATCCACGCCGACGATCGCCCGCGCGTGCTCGCCGCGTTCCATCGCTGCCTGAGCACGCGCGAACCGTTCCTCGCCGAGTATCGCTTCCGCCGCTCCGACGGCTCGTTCCGCACCGTGGAGGACTTCGGGTTCGTCCTGCCCGACGCCACGGGCAAACCGCTCCGCATGCTCGGCCGCATGAGCGACATCACCACGCGCCGCCAGACCGAGGACGCGTTGCGCGAGAGCGAGCAACGCTACCGGCTCGTCATGGAGCAGACCGGCCAGTTGATCTACGACCTCGACGTCGAGGCGCAACGCGTGCGCTGGTTCGGCACCGCCGCCGCCGAGCAAATCCTCGGTTGCAGCGCGGAGGAATTTTCCCGCCTCGGCATCGACGGCTGGCGCGCCTGCCTGCATCCCGAGGATCGCGACCGAGCCGTCGCACGCCTGGAGCATTGCCTGCGCACCGGCGACCCCTGCCAGGCGGAATACCGGATGCGCCACCGCGACGGCACCTATCACCTGGTCGAGGAGCGCGGCGCCGTGCTCCGCAAGGCCGACGGCGCCATCCACCGCATGGTCGGCCGCATGACCGACATCACTGAGCGCCGTCAGGTCGAATTGGAGCGCCAGCAACTCGACAAGAAACTCCTCGAAACGCAGAAGCTCGAGAGCCTCGGCGTGCTCGCCGGCGGCATCGCCCACGATTTCAACAACCTGCTCACCGGCGTCCTCGGCAACGCCGGTCTCGCCCGCATCGACCTGCCGTCCGACTCCGCCGCGCACAAGCAAATCGCCCAGATCGAGCACGCCGCCCAGCGCGCCGCCGATCTCTGCAAGCAGATGCTCGCCTACTCCGGCAAGGGGCGCTTCGTCGTGCAGACGCTCAACCTCAACGAACTCGTCGAGGAATGCCTCGCGCTGCTCACCGTTTCGATCTCCAAGAAAGCTGCGCTCCGCTTCGACCCCGCCCCCGCCCTGCCCCCCGTCTCCGCCGACGCCACGCAGCTGCGGCAGGTCGTCATGAATCTCGTCATCAACGCCTCCGAAGCCCTCGAAGGCGCCGCCGGCCAGATCACCGTCACCACCGGCACCCTCGCCGTGGACGCGGCCTACCTCGCCACCGCGCAATTCACCGGCGACCTCCGCCCCGGACCCGCCGTGTTCCTCGCGATCACCGACACCGGCACCGGCATGACGCGCGAGACCATCGCCCGCATCTTCGATCCGTTCTTCACCACGAAATTCACCGGCCGCGGCCTCGGCCTCGCCGCCGTGCTCGGCATCATCCGCGGACACAAGGGCGCCATCAAAGTCGACAGCGCGCCGGGCTCCGGCACGACCTTCCGCCTCCTCTTCCCCGCCGCCCTGGGATGCGCCCAACCGATCACGCCCCCGGCGCCCGCACACTCGACCTGGAAAGGAAGCGGCCGCGTGCTCGTGATCGACGACGAGGAAGCGGTGCGCGAAGTGAGCCTTTCGATCCTGCGCGCGCTGGGATTCGAAGCCGAGGCGGCGCAGGACGGCATCGAGGGCCTCGAGAAATTCGAAGCCGGTCCCGGCCGCTACGCCGCCGTGCTCCTCGACCTGACGATGCCCCGCATCGACGGCGAGGAGACCTTCCTGCGCCTCCGCCAACTCCAGCCCGACGTGAAGGTCATCCTGATGAGCGGCTACAACCGCGTGGACGCGATCAATCGCTTCATCGGCAAGGGACTCGCCGGCTTCGTGCAAAAACCCTTCCCGGTCGAGACGCTCGCCGCCGAGTTGCAACGCGTCTTCACCACCGATCTCCGGCGCTGA